AGCCCGCCGATGACCTGCTCCCGCCCGCGCCCCGTGCCTTTGCCCTTACGGCGGACCAGCAGCGGGCGCTGGAGGCCCTGCGCGCCGCCCTGGAGGCGGAGCGGCCCGCCTCGGTCCTGCTGTTCGGCGTGACCGGCAGCGGCAAGACGGCCGTCTATCTGGAGCTGATCCGCCACTGCACAGGACGGGGCAAGAGCGTCCTCCTGCTGGCCCCTGAAGTGGCCCTGGCCTGCAAATTGCGCCGGGATGCCGCCTGCGTCCTGCCCCATGTCCCCCTGTTTTTCTACCACGGTTACCAGACTTCGGCGCGCCGTGAGGAGATCTTTCGCCGCCTTGCCGCCCGGCAGGAGCCCTGCCTCGTGGTGGGGACACGTTCCGCGCTTTTCCTGCCCGTGCCCGAGCTGGGCTGTGTCATCCTGGACGAGGAACACGACAGCTCGTTCAAACAGGACGAGTCCCTGCCCTATCAGGCCAAGGAGCTGGCCTGGTCCCGTATCGCACGGCAGCGCGGCCTGCTGGTGCTGGGGTCGGCCACACCGGACATCAAGACGTTCCATGCGGCCAGCCAGGGACAGATAGATCTCCTGCGCCTGCCGGAGAGGGTAGGGGGGCGCCCCCTGCCGCCGGTGGAACTGGTGGATACCAGCGGGCTGGCCGGGGAAGGCCTGCTGGCCGCCCGCAGCGAGCAGGCCCTGCGGGAAGTGCTGCAACGCGGGGAGCAGGCCGTGGTCCTGCTGAACCGGCGCGGCTACGCGCCCCTGCTGTACTGCCTGGACTGCAAGGAGACCGTCAGCTGTCCGCATTGCCACATCGCCCTGACTTATCACAAGGGACGGGGGAGGCTCGTCTGCCACTACTGTGGCTATGCCATCCCCTTTCCCAGTCCCTGCCCGCAGTGCAGGAGCATGAATTTCTTGCCCATGGGGGAAGGCACTGAAAGGCTGGAAGAGCACCTGTCCACGCTGGCCGGACAGCCTGTGCTGCGGCTGGACCGGGACACTACCCGGCGTCCCGGGCGCATGGAAGAGATACTGGCGGCCTTTGCCCGGCATGAGTCCCCCATCCTTGTGGGCACCCAGATGCTTTCCAAGGGCCACCATTTCCCCGACGTGACCCTGGCCATCGTGGCGGACGGCGACCTGGGCCTCAATCTGCCGGACTACAGGGCAGCGGAGCGTTCCTTCCAGCTGCTGGTCCAGTCCGCGGGCCGGGCCGGTCGCGGGGAGAAACCGGGCAGGGTGCTGATACAGACCCGCAATACCAGCCATTACTGCTGGCAATATGTCCAGCGCGGTGACTACGAAGGCTTTTATGCCGCCGAGCTGGCCCGGCGGCGGCAATACGGCTATCCTCCTTTCGTGCGCCTTGCCCTGCTGCGCATCTCCTTTCCTGCCGAAGATCCCGCCGGTGCGGCGGCGCTGGGCGAACTGGCCCGGCTGCTGCAGGCCAGGGCCCGGGAGCTGGGGCTGCGCCTGCTGGGCCCCATCCCCGCGCCGCTGGCCATGCTGCGGGGGCGCAGGCGTTTTTCCTGCCTCATCAAAAGTGCGGACTGGCAGTCGGTCAGGGCGCTGTACCATGAGGCCTCCCGGCAGCAATGTGCCCGTCGGCTGCGGCTTTTCCTTGACCTTGACCCTGTCAATATGCTTTAATTTTTCGGTTTATTTTTTCCCGCAGGCGGGATCTTTTTACTGGGGAAAGCCCTGTGGTGCCTGCCCCGGCATTTTTGCGGCCTTTGACCGGCCCTGATGCCGGAGCGGACGGTATGCCTCATAACCGGGCACGGCAGAGCAGGAGTCAGTACCGGGCGGCAAGCGTTTGTCCGGTGCTTCACGGTCAAGGGAGGAAGAATGAAAGCTTTGCGCGTGGTGGCCCTGTGGATGGCCCTGGTCCTGGGAGTGGCGTCGTCCGCCATGGCTGAAGGTTTTGCACTGACCGAGTGGAGCGCACGCGGTCTGGGTCTGGCCAGCGGCATGGTGGGCCGTGCCGACGATGTGTCGGCCATCGCCTATAACGCGGCCGGCATCACCCAGCTGCCCGGCGTTCAGGTCATGGGCGGTATGGGCCTTATCGCTCCCATGGGGACCCTCTCGCTGGATACGACGTACGGCAAGCAGGAGACCACCACCAAGCCCGCTGTGTGGGCCATGCCGCACGCGTATGCCAGCTGGCAGCTCAACGACAGCCTGTGGCTGGGCCTGGGCGTGTTCTCGCGCTTCGGTCTGGGCAACAGCTATGACCAGAACTGGACCGGCCGCTACAATCTGTACAGCGTCAACCTGCAGACCATCTCCGCCGTGCCCACCCTGGCCTGGAAGATCAATGACATATTCTCCGTGTCCGCCGGTCTGGAGATCATGAACATCAACCTGACCACGGAGCAGAAGTTTCCTACACCGTTGCCGGGCATGGCAGGCAATCCGGCTTTTGACAATGATATTGAAGTCCAGGGCTCCGGCTGGGGCGTGGGAGGGCACTTCGGCCTGCATGCCCGCCTGAACGATGAGTGGTCCATCGGCCTGGCCTACAAGACCCAGGTAACGGCCAATGTCTATGGTGAGGCCAAGTATGAGGGGGGACTGAAGCGGAGCGGGATGAAAGAGTTTCAGGATGCAGATGCCCACGGTACCGTGCAGCTGCCCGATTCCCTGGCCCTGGGCGTGGCCTACAAGCCCCTGGACAATCTGAGCTTCGAAGTGGGCGCTGTCTGGACCCGCTGGTCCACCTACAATTCCCTGAACATCTACATGGATAACGGCTCGAATTCCATCAGCCACAAGAACTGGAGCGACGGCTGGAACTTCAATGCCAG
This is a stretch of genomic DNA from Desulfovibrio piger. It encodes these proteins:
- the priA gene encoding replication restart helicase PriA, translated to MFARIALLSAPYSTLTYVLPDIFPKTFWQEGLRMAIPLGRGALRAGIILECREHSDLPDGVTCREAVWPLETVPLLSEEVRALARDLAIRQGLEPGRVLGHVLPQGLRQVGLRIRWLAADKDFSCTVKETGELAPELRRALAAALCRGEARLLPPGRDAAGEEMCLLRVDPPWPVRPQAIRQREILEYLHERGQVSRRQLARELGTGSAPALRSLLHAGLVALRHADADEPADDLLPPAPRAFALTADQQRALEALRAALEAERPASVLLFGVTGSGKTAVYLELIRHCTGRGKSVLLLAPEVALACKLRRDAACVLPHVPLFFYHGYQTSARREEIFRRLAARQEPCLVVGTRSALFLPVPELGCVILDEEHDSSFKQDESLPYQAKELAWSRIARQRGLLVLGSATPDIKTFHAASQGQIDLLRLPERVGGRPLPPVELVDTSGLAGEGLLAARSEQALREVLQRGEQAVVLLNRRGYAPLLYCLDCKETVSCPHCHIALTYHKGRGRLVCHYCGYAIPFPSPCPQCRSMNFLPMGEGTERLEEHLSTLAGQPVLRLDRDTTRRPGRMEEILAAFARHESPILVGTQMLSKGHHFPDVTLAIVADGDLGLNLPDYRAAERSFQLLVQSAGRAGRGEKPGRVLIQTRNTSHYCWQYVQRGDYEGFYAAELARRRQYGYPPFVRLALLRISFPAEDPAGAAALGELARLLQARARELGLRLLGPIPAPLAMLRGRRRFSCLIKSADWQSVRALYHEASRQQCARRLRLFLDLDPVNML
- a CDS encoding OmpP1/FadL family transporter; the protein is MKALRVVALWMALVLGVASSAMAEGFALTEWSARGLGLASGMVGRADDVSAIAYNAAGITQLPGVQVMGGMGLIAPMGTLSLDTTYGKQETTTKPAVWAMPHAYASWQLNDSLWLGLGVFSRFGLGNSYDQNWTGRYNLYSVNLQTISAVPTLAWKINDIFSVSAGLEIMNINLTTEQKFPTPLPGMAGNPAFDNDIEVQGSGWGVGGHFGLHARLNDEWSIGLAYKTQVTANVYGEAKYEGGLKRSGMKEFQDADAHGTVQLPDSLALGVAYKPLDNLSFEVGAVWTRWSTYNSLNIYMDNGSNSISHKNWSDGWNFNASVEYKPLDWWSLRAGFWYETPVINEDHSDFMVPSNGRTALTLGTGVEWNDFTIDFAYCHMWINPTSYDDTDGHGILDSGYITGGNSKNTVANIYMLSFGYKF